The DNA window AAAAGCAGCGCGTTCGCCAGCTCTATGCCGAAGGCAAGGCGAGCGAGGCCGAATTGCTCGAAGCCGAAAGCGCGAGCTATCACGGCGAAGGCACCTGCACATTCTACGGCACCGCCAATTCCAACCAGATGATGATGGAGGTCATGGGCCTCCACGTGCCCGGCGCGGCCTTCCCCAATCCGGGCACCAAGATCCGCCAGTCGCTGACCCGAGCGGCCGCGCATCGCGTGGCCGGCATCGGCCGTGACGGGGGCGATTATCGCCCGCTCGGCCGCTGCGTCGATGAAAAGGCGATCGTAAACGCGATCATCGGCCTGCTCGCAACGGGGGGGTCGACCAATCACATGATCCACATCCCAGCGATCGCGCGCGCGGCCGGGATCATTGTCGACTGGACCGATTTTGCCGAATTGTCCGACGCGATACCGCTGGTCGCGCGCGTCTATCCCAACGGATCGGGCGATGTGAACCACTTCCAGGCGGCAGGCGGCATGGGTTTCGTGATCCGCGAACTGCTCGCCGAAGGGCTGCTGCACAAGGACGTCATGACGGTCTGGCATTCGGACCTCGAAGCCTATGGCGAAACCCCTGCGCTCGAAGACGATACGCTGGTGTGGAATCCTGCTCCCGAAACAAGTAGCGACGACAATATGCTGCGCCCGCCGGCCACAGCATTTTCGCCGCATGGCGGGCTTGCGCTGCTCGAAGGCAATCTCGGTCGCGCGGTGATGAAGACCAGTGCGGTCGACGAAAGCCGCCACACGATCGAAGCCCCGGCGCGGATCTTCCACACGCAGGAAGCGGTGCAGGCCGCGTTCAAGGCGGGCGAGCTCGATCGCGATGTCGTGGTCGTCGTCCGCTTCCAGGGGCCGCGCGCCAACGGCATGCCCGAATTGCACAAGCTGACCCCGCCGCTGGGCGTGATCCAGGATCGCGGCTTCAAGGTCGCCCTCGTCACCGACGGGCGCATGTCGGGCGCGAGCGGCAAGGTGCCCGCGGCGATCCATCTGTCACCCGAAGCGCTGGGCGGTGGCCCGATCGGCAGGCTGCGCGACGGCGACGTCGTGCGCGTCTGCGCGAAGACCGGCACGCTCGAGGCGATGGTGGATGCCGAGGAGTGGGAGGCGCGCACCATCCCCGATGGCCCGCCTGCCGAGCCCGGATTGGGCCGCGAACTTTTTGCGCTGATGCGCCACCATGCCGACGAAGCCGAACGCGGCGGATCGGCGATGCTGTTCGAGGCAGGACTATGAGCGACACCACCCGCATCGTCACCGCCGATATCGGCGGTACCCACGCCCGCTTCGCGATCGCCGAACTCGCCGATGGCAAGGTCGTTTCGCTGGGCGAACCGACCAAGCTGGTCTGCGCCGATCATGCAAGTTTCCAGACCGCGTGGGAGGCCTATGGCGAGACGCTCGACCAGCCTCTGCCGCGCGCCGCCAGCATCGCGATCGCCGCTCCGATTGCGGGCGACCTCATAAAACTGACCAACAATCCCTGGGTCGTGCGACCGCCGCTGATCAACAAGAAGCTGGGGCTCGATCGTCACATGCTGATGAACGATTTCGCCGCTGTTGCGCACGCGGTGGATGGCGTCGGCTCCGAACATCTGACCCATGTCACCGGCCCCGAAGCCCCGCGTCCGGATGACGGCATCGTCTCCGTGATCGGCCCCGGCACCGGGCTTGGCGTGGCGATCCTCGCGCGGATCGGTGGGCGCGGGCACGTGTTCGCAACCGAAGGCGGCCATTCGGACTACGCTCCGCTCGACCGGATCGAGGACCAATTGCTCGAACGCCTGCGCGACAAGCACACCCGCGTCTCGGTCGAGCGCGTGGTCGCGGGGCCCGGCCTGCGGACGATCTTCGAAACGATGGCCGAAATCGAAGGCCGCCCCATGCCGGCCGGCGACGACAAGGCGCTGTGGACCATGGCGCTGAACGGTGAAGGCAGCCTGGCCGAAGCCGCGCTCGATCGCTTCTGCCAATGCCTCGGCGCGGTGGCGGGCGACATCGCGCTCACCCACGGGCCCGGACCGGTGGTGCTGGCAGGCGGACTTGGTCTGCGGCTCGCCAAGGTCCTGCCGCAATCGGGGTTTGCCGAGCGCTTTGCCGCCAAGGGCCGCTATCGCAAGCTGATGGAAGCGCAGACGGTCAGCATCATCACCCATCCGGAACCGGGCCTGTTCGGCGCGGCAGCGGCTTTTGCCAAGGAACACACATGAGCACCATTGCAGACATCATGCGTACCGCCCCGGTCATCCCGGTGCTGGTGGTCGAGGACGTCGCCGAAGCGGTGCCACTGGCCAAAGCATTGGTGGCGGGCGGATTGCGCGTGCTCGAAGTGACGCTGCGCACCGATGCCGCACTCGATGCGATTCGCGCCATGAAGAAGGTCGATGGAGCGATCGTGGGCGCCGGCACGGTGATCGACCCAGACGGGCTCGACGCCGCGATCGATGCGGGCAGCGAATTCATCGTCTCGCCCGGATTGACCGAACGGCTGGGCCGCGCCGCGATCGACCGCGGCATTCCGTTCCTGCCCGGGATCGCGAATGCGGGCGACCTAATGCGCGGTCTCGATCTGGGTCTCACGCATTTCAAATTCTTCCCGGCCGAAGCCGCGGGCGGGATCACGGCGCTGAAATCGCTCGCGGGTCCGTTCGGCCAGTGCCGTTTCTGCCCCACCGGCGGAATCGGGGCGGATACCGCGCCAGACTGGCTGGCGCTCGATCCGGTGCTCTGCGTCGGCGGAAGCTGGGTCGCGCCCAAGGGCGCCGCGCCAGAGGAAATCGAGGCGCTGGCCCGCGCCGCCGCCGCGCTGGGCTGAGCCCCGAGTCATAAATCTGTCATTCGTGGCCGCCAATCGGTAGGCTGTGAACGAAGTGACCCCCCTCCACCCCGCCGCGCCCTCGTCCGACGAAGATGGCTCCACCTTCGAAGACGAGCATTTCTTCAATCGCGAGCTGAGCTGGCTGACCTTCAACCGCCGGGTCCTCGCCGAAGCGCGCAATCGCGATTTCCCGCTGCTCGAGCGGCTGCGGTTCCTCTCGATCTCGGGCAGCAATCTCGACGAATTCATCATGGTCCGCGTGGCCGGCCTGATGGGGCAGGCCAAGCGCGGGATCGACGAATTGTCGCTCGACGGGATGACCCCGGGCCAGCAGCTCGACAAGATCAACGACGAGCTCGAGCGGATCGAGCGCGAGCAGGACGCGGTGTGGGACGAGTTGCGCGCCGAACTGACCGAGGCCGGGATCGAGGTGATCGACGGGGACGATGTCGACAAGACCACCGCCAAGTGGCTCGAACGCTATTTCACCGACGATATCCTGCCCGTGCTCACGCCGCAGGCGGTCGACCCGGCGCACCCCTTCCCCTTCGTCGCCAATCTCGGGCTGGTTCTGCTGTTCAACCTGAAACGCAAGGGCGACAGCGTCCCCTTGATCGAGATGGTGCTGCTCCCGCCCAACCTGCCGCGCTTCATCCGCATTCCGGGCGATCATGCGCAGTATATCAGCCTGGAAAACATGATCCGGCGCCATGCGCATATCCTGTTCCCCGGCTTCAAGCTGCGCGGCGACGGTCTGTTTCGCGTGATCCGCGACAGCGACATCGAGGTCGAGGAAGAGTCGGAAGACCTGGTGCGCTATTTCCGCAGCGCGATCCAGCGGCGGCGGCGCGGCGATGTCGTCCACCTCGAAATCGAGGACGGCTGCGATAACGAAGCCGAGAGCCTGCTGCACGAGCAGCTCTATCTCGCCCAGGCGACGGTCGACCAGAAGGGCGGCCTGATCGGCTATGCGGCCCTTTCCGAGATCGTCGACGAGGACCGGCCCGACCTCAAATTCGAACCCTACAGCCCGCGCTATCCCGAACGGATCGCCGAGCATGACGGCGACGCCTTCTCCGCGATCCGCGAGAAGGACATCGTGATCCACCACCCCTATGAGAGTTTCGAGGTGGTGGTCGATTTCCTTTGGCAGGCGGCGCGCGACCCCGATGTGGTGGCGATCAAGCAGACGCTTTACCGCGCGGGCACCCAGTCTCCGGTGATCGCGGCGCTGATCGCGGCGGCCGAAGCGGGCAAATCGGTCACCGCGGTGGTCGAGCTGAAAGCACGCTTCGACGAGGAACAGAACATCCATTGGGCCAGCGAGCTCGAACGCTCGGGCGTGCAGGTGATCTACGGCTTCGTCGACTGGAAAACCCACGCCAAGGTCTCGATGGTGGTGCGGCGCGAGGGCGAGGGCTTTCGCACCTACTGCCATTTCGGCACCGGCAATTACCATCCGACCAACGCCAAGGTGTACACCGACCTCAGCTATTTCACCGCCGAACCGGCGATGGGTCGCGATGCAGCCAGGCTGTTCAATTTCGTCACCGGCTATGTCGAGCCCGAAGACCTCGAGCGCCTCTCGATATCCCCCACAGGCCTGCGCCGCACGGTCTACGATTTGATCGACGCCGAGATTGCCAACGCCGAGGAAGGCAAACCAGCCGCGATCTGGGGCAAGATGAACGCGCTGGCCGATCGCAAGATGATCGAGAAGCTCTATCAGGCGAGCCAGGCGGGCGTGCGGATCAGCCTGGTGGTGCGCGGGATCTGCTGCCTGCGTCCAGAAGTGCCGGGCCTGTCGGACAACATTACCGTCAAATCGGTGATCGGGCGTTTCCTCGAACATTCGCGCATCTACGCCTTCGCCAATGGCGAGATGATGCCGGGCAAGAAATCGCTGGTCTACCTGTCCTCGGCCGACTGGATGAGCCGCAATCTCGATCGCCGGGTCGAAACCCTCGTCCCGCTCACCACCAAGACGGTCCACAATCAGGTGCTCTATCAGGTGATGCTGGCCAATCTGCTTGATACCGAGCGGAGCTGGCGATTGCTGCCCGACGGCACTTATGAGCGGATGCACAGCGAGGCCAACAGCTTCAATCTGCACAGTTACTTCATGGAAAACCCCTCGCTGTCCGGTCGCGGCGGGGCCTTGCGCAAGAACGAAGACGTGCCGCGCCTGTCGCTGCGGCGGGAGAGCACATCATGAGCCTGAGACGCCCCCCTTCCGCTCCGCCGCGCGCGGTCGTCGATATCGGGTCGAACACCGTGCGCATGGTCGTGTACGGCAATCCGGCGCGCGCGCCCGAAGTGCTGCACAACGAAAAGACCGTCGCCCGGCTCGGCCGCGATCTGTCGACCACCGGGCTGATCCCCGACGAGGCCGCCGAGAGCGCGCTGGTGCATTTGCGCCGCTACGCCCGGCTGGCCGAGGAATTGCGGATCGTCGATATCGAGACGGTCGCCACGGCAGCGGTGCGCGATGCGGAGAATGGCGATGCGTTTCTCGCCAAGGTGCGCGAGCTTGGCTTCACCCCGCGCCTGCTGAGCGGCAAGGAAGAAGCGCGCGCCAGTGCGGCAGGCGTCGCGGGTGCGTTCCCCGACGCGAACGGGATCGTCGCCGATCTGGGTGGCGGCAGTCTCGAGCTGGTCGAGATCGAAGCCGGGGTGCCCGAAGGCGGCACCACACTGCCACTCGGCACGCTGCGGCTGGGCCAATTGCCCGACGGTGCGGATCGTCATCGTGCGATCGCCGAGATCGTGGGCGATGCATCGTTCGCACCCCAGCCGGGCGGCACGCTTTACCTCGTCGGCGGCACCTTGCGCGCGCTCGGACAGCTGATGATGGCCGATCAGGGCAAACCGCTCGAAGACCCGCATGGCTTCACCATTCCCGCCGAGTCGGCTCGCGAAATCGCCGGACGGATTGCGTCGCGCGAGTCGGGCGACTTTCCCGGCATCGATACGATTTCATCCTCGCGTGTACCGCTGGTCGGTGATGCAGCAACCCTGCTCGACGTGCTGATCGAGGCCTATCGTCACGAGCGGCTTGTGTTCTCCGCCTGGGGCCTGCGAGAAGGACTGCTGATGCAGCGTCTCTCCCCGCACAAGGCAAAGCAGGATCCGCTGATCTCGGGCGTCACCGATTTCGTCGCACGGTATGGCGTCGACGCACAGACCGGGGCGATGATCGCAGGCTGGATTTCGCAGCTTCCCGGCCCGCGCCGCGAAGGCAATGAACGCCTGCGCCTCGTCGCCGCTCTGCTCGCACTCGCGACCCAGCGAATCGAACCCAATCTGCGTCGGCGCCATGCATTCGACTGGGTGATGCACAAGCGCTGGATCGGCCTCGCGCCCCTCGAACGCGCGAAAATCGCCGCGGCGTTGCTCGCGCAGACCGGCCGCTCCAAAATGCCCAAGGAACTCGACACGCTCGCCGATGCGGACGAGCTGGCCGAAGGCGTCGCCTGGGGCTTGGCTATCCGGCTGTTGCGCCGCCTTGCCAGCGCCTCGCTGACCTCGCTCGCGGGAACGACGCTCGAAGTCACCGACGACGAGGTTTCGCTGACCCTCGTCAATGGCGCCAGCGCACTGTGCAGTCCGGGCACCGAGGAGGATTTGTCCGCCCTCGCCGCGCACCTCGATCGCACGCCAGTGATCAACGGCCGCGCCATCGGCGATCATCGTTAAAGCCTTATTCAGCGCCTTCGGGCGAGGTTCGACAAGGGAATCGTGAAAAATCGGAACCTGCGCCATTCGGGCGAAGGAAAATTGTCACGCGCGCGTCATATGATATGGTCATGCGCGTCGGGACTGGAGGGTTTACGCGACATGGGATTCGCGCCGCTACATATCGGGCAGAGCAATCGGTCGCGGGGCATCTTGCGCGGAGCCGCGCTGCTGTGCGCGCTGCTGGCGAGTCCCGCTGCCGCCGACGTGCTCGAGATCGGCAGCGAAGGCCATGCCTGGAAAGCGGGCGGCCCGGTGCAGACCGGCGAATACGCCCCGCCGCCCGGCATCCCGGAAGAACAGTTCGAGGCGGTGCTCGACCAGGTGCCCTACACGGTGCCCGAATATTACCGCGCCCATGTCGCCGGGCTGGCGATCAAGTACCAACTCGCCCCGGCGCTGATTGATGCGCTGGTGTGGCAGGAAAGCCGCTGGCGGCATGATGCGATCTCGCCCGTCGGCGCGCGCGGCCTTGCCCAGCTGATGCCTTATACTGCGCGCGAAATGGGGGTCGACATCAACGACCCGATGCAGAATCTCGAGGGCGGTGCGCGGTATCTGCGGATCCAGCTCAATCGTTTCGAAGGCAATCTCTCGCTCGCTCTGGCCGCCTACAATTGCGGGCCTGAACGCGTTGCGCGGATCAACGGCATTCCCGCAATTCGCGAGACTCAATTGTATGTTTCGTCCATAATGGGACGCCTTGCCGCCCAATCCCGGAGTTGAGATACACGTGAAAATCTCCCGCATTTCCGCCGCGCTCGCAGCGCTCCTGTTCCCCACCGCCGCGTTCGCGCAGGATCCCGCCGGTTCGGGTCCGATCGTCGGCGCGCTGAGCTGGATGCAGGGCACGCTACTCGGCACGGTGGCGACCACAGTTGCGGTGATCGCCGTCGCCGCGGTCGGCTTCATGATGCTGACGGGCCGGATGAACTGGCGTTTCGGCGCGACGGTGATCCTGGGCACCTTCATCCTGTTCGGTGCGGCCTCGATCGTCGGCGGCATTCAGGCTGCGGCGGGCGGCTGATCTTATGACCGACCTCGTCCGCTCTCCCGTCCATCGCGCGCTCACGCGGCCGCAGATGTTCATGGGCGTGACGTTCAATTATTTCATCATCAACGCGGTCGTAACGCTCGAGGCGTTCCTCATCACCAAGAGCGCGTGGGTGATCCTGGTCGCGGTGGTGATGCACGTGATCGGCTATTTCGCCTGCCTGCGCGAACCGCGCGTGTTCGACCTGTGGCTGACCAAGGTGAGCAAGTGCCCGCGGGTCAAGAACTGGAAGCGCTGGGGCTGCAACAGCTACGCCCCCTGACAATGCGTCCCCTGACAATATGCCTGTGGGCGTTCGGAGTGTTTCAATGAGCAAGTGGATCGGAGCGGCAGCCTGGAGCGCGAAGGAAGCGCCCGTGGGCGAGCGCCTGCCCTATCTGCGGCTTGAGGACGGCGAGACCGTGCTGTTGCGCGATGGGGCCATGATGATGGCGATCCAGGTCCCCGGCCTGTTGTTCGAAACGGAGGACAGCGCCGCGCTGAACGCCCATGCCGCCACACGCGAAGTGGTGCTGCGCTCGACCCTCGATGCGCGCTTCGTGCTCTATCACCACGTCATCCGCCGCCGGGTCGACGTCGCGCTCGATGCGACCTTCGACGATCCGATTTCGGCCCATATAGATCGCCGCCATCGCCAGCTCCTGTCGGGCGGCAAGCTGTTCGTGAACGACCAGTTCATCACCCTGATCCGCCGCCCCGCGCGCGGCAAGGCGGGCTGGGCCGAACGCGCCAGCCGCGCATGGAAGCGCAGCGGCAAGCGCGAAGCCGTCGCCGATCCGAAAGAACAGCGCGCGCTGCGCGCCGCCGCCACCGGCCTCGTCGCCGCGCTCCAGCAATATGGAGCGCGCATCCTTAGCGATTATCGCGGGCCGAGCGGGCACACCAATTCCGAACCGCTCGAATTGCTCAGCGCGCTCTACAATGGCGAGATGCGCCCGGTGCGCCGCCCCGAAGACCACGCCGATATCGGCCACATGCTGCCCTATCGCCGCGCCAGCTTCGGCCTCGATGCGATGGAATTGCGCGGCGCCGGCGGGGTCGATTTCGCCTCGATGCTGAGCCTCAAGGAGTATCCCGAGGCGACGGCGCCGGGCCTGCTCGACAATCTGCTGCGCCTGCCGTTCGAGATGACGGTGAGCGAGAGCTTCGCCCCCAATGAGCGCCAGACCGCGCGCGAGCGGATGGATCTTGCGATCCGCCGCCTGCGTTCGGCCGACGAGGAAGCGGCGAGCGAGCGGGCCGAGATGCTCAGCGCGCGCGACCAGTTGGGCGCAGGCTCGGTCGGTTTCGGCGACCATCATTTCTCGGTGCTGGTGAAAGCGCCGGACCTCAACGAACTCGACGAGGCCAGCGCGGCAGTCGGCGCGGCACTGGCCGATACCGGCGCGATCGCGGTGCGCGAGGACACCAATCTCGAACCCGCCTTCTGGGCGCAGTTCCCTGGGAACGAGCAGTATATCGTCCGCCGCGCGCTGATCTCGACCGCGAACATGGCGGGCTTCGGCAGCCTGCACGGCTTCGCGCTGGGGCGGGCGGAGAACAATCACTGGGGCGATGCGGTGGCGCTGCTGCAGACCACCAGCTCGACCCCGTTCTTCTTCAATTTCCATGCCGGCGACCTGGGCAATTTCTCGGTCATCGGCCCGTCGGGTTCGGGCAAGACCGTGGTGATGAATTTCCTCGCCGCGCAGGCGCAGAAATTCTCGCCGCGCACGATCCTGTTCGACAAGGATCGCGGCGCGGAGATCTTCATTCGCGGGATCGGTGGGCGTTACGACCGAATCAGCCCGGGCGAGCCGACCGGGTTCAACCCGCTGGCCCTGCCCGATAACGCCGCCAACAAGGCATTTCTGCGCGATTGGCTCGCGGTGATGCTCAATGCCGAAGGGCCCGAGGAACTCGGCACGATCGCGCACGCGGTCGATGCCACCTACGAAAACGATCCGCGCCTGCGCCGCTTGCGCCACTTCCGCGAATTGCTGTCGGGCTCGCGCCGTCCCCAGCCGGGCGACCTCGCCGATCGTCTGTCGGCCTGGATCGAAGACGGCGAGCACGCCTGGCTGTTCGACAATGAGCGCGACCTGATCGATCTCGACCGCCGCGTGCTCGGCTTCGACATGACCGCACTGCTCGAAAGCCCGCGCCTGCGCACGCCGGTGATGATGTATCTGTTCCACCGGATCGAGGAACGGCTCGACGGCGAACCGACCATGATCCTGATCGACGAGGGCTGGAAAGCACTCGACGACGAAGTCTTCGCCGCGCGCATCCGCGATTGGCTCAAGACGCTGCGGAAACGCAATGCGCTGGTCGGCTTCGCCACGCAAAGCGCGCGCGACGCGCTCGATTCCAAGATCGCGACCGCGCTGGTCGAGCAGACCGCGACGCTGGTCTTCACCCCCAATCCGCGTGCCCGGGCGGAGGATTATTCCGAAGGCTTTGGCCTGACCGATCACGAACTCGCGCTGATCCGCACCCTGCCCGCGCACAGCCGCTGCTTCCTGGTCCGCCAGCCCAATGCGAGCGTGGTGGTCCGCCTCGACCTCGGCGGCGCACCCGAAGTGCTGACCGTGCTGTCCGGCCGCGAAGCCTCGGTCCGCAAGCTCGACCAGATCCGCGCCGAAGTGGGGGACGAACCCGCCGCCTGGTATCCACGCCTGACCGGCGATGCCTGGCCGGGCGACGCGGGTGTCGCGCATGAGGGCGATATGCCCGAGGCCGCCGAATGACGCCCGGCGCAACCTCCGTGGCTGCATCGCGGTGCGATCTCTATACCGACGGCGTCGCGGGCGGTCTCGCCGCGACCCTGCGCGGGGTGGATTGCGTCGCGGGCGAGATGGCGCAAGCCGCCTTCGCGCGCCTGCTCGGCCCCGACGGGCAGTTGATGCCGGCACTGACGATCTTCTTCACGCTGTTCATCGCGCTGTTCGGGCTGGCCTTGATGACCGGGCGCACACGGGTCGGCATCGCGCAGCTTACGCCGCGCTTTGCGACATTGTTCCTCGTCATCCTGCTGACATCGAGCTGGCTCGCCTTCTCCTCGATCGTCTGGAACCTGTTCGTTCTCTCGCCCGATTACCTCGCCAGCGTGATCACCGGATCGGATGGCTCCGCCACCGCGACCTTCGCGCAGAAGATCGACATCACCTTCGCCACGATCGGTCAGATCGCAGGCCAGGGTGGCGAATCGCAGGATATCTCCGTGTTCTCTCCCACCGGGCTGCTGTGGCTCGGCGGCACGCTGCTGCTGCTCGGCACGGTCGGCGTGCTGGTAACGGCCAAGATCGCGCTCGCTGTGCTGGTCGCGCTCGGCCCGCTGTTCGTGCCGTTCGTTCTGTTCCAGGGGACTCGCGGGCTTTTCGTGGGCTGGCTCAAGGGGCTGACCATGCTCGCACTGGCGCCGCTGTTCGCAGTGCTGGCAGGCGGCGTGATGCTCGAACTGGCGGTGCCGGTGATTTCCAGTCTCGCCACCCAGCAGGGCAATATCGACCCGCGCGCCGCGATGGCGTTTTTCCTGATCGGCGCCGTCCATGTCGCCCTGATGGTGCTGGTGATCAAGGTCTCGGGCACGATGGTATCGGGCTGGACCGTGTTCGGCCTGGCCCGCGATCGCAGCGAGAGCCGCACCATCGTCACCACCACGACGACCGGATCGTCCACCCAGCCGCGCGAACCAGCCGCAGCGCAAGCCGCTGCCGCCAGTGCCAGCGCCGCCAGCCGCGCGCGCATGCCCGCTGCGATCCTCGCCGCCAATGCTGCCAACGATGGCGGCGGCGTATCGACCCGCAGCGAAATCCGCACCGTGACCGAACGCGCCGCGGGCGTTGCTGCCGGCACGGGCACGGGCGGTCCTTCACGCACACACGGGATCGGCAGCCGCTTTCGCGCGCCGTCCACCGCAAGCAAACCGGAGATGATACGATGATGCGGGTGGTCGCAGCCCTGCTGCTGGCGCTGGTCGCGCTTCCCCCTGCCCTGTCGCCGAGCCCGGCGCAGGCGCAGGATCCGCGCCTGGTCGAAATCTATTACGACGAAGGCCGCGTGGTCCGTCTGGAAGGACGCACCAATGTCCAGGCGATGATCGTGTTCGGCGAGGACGAAACGATCGAGAATATCGGCATCGGCGATTCCAACAGCTGGCAGGTCACGCCCAACAAGCGCGCCGACCGCGTGTTTGTGAAGCCGCTGTCCGAAATCGCGATGACCAATATGACCGTGGTGACCAACAAGCGCACCTATCTGTTCGACCTCGTCAGCAATCCGCGCAACCCGCCGGTCTATATGCTGCGCTTCGTCTATCCCGACGAACCCGAAGAGGAAGCGGAGGACGCGGGCCCCGCGCCGTCCGCCAGCGCGGCCGAACTCGCAGCGGCGAACGATCCCTATGCGGTGGTCGACCCCGCAACGCTCAACACGCTGTGGTCGCGCCGCGGCGACGAGACGCTGATGCCCGAGCGGATCTACAACGATGACGAGGCGACATTCATCGCCTGGAATGCCGAGCAGCCGATCCCCGCGATCCTGCTGCGCAACGATCAGGGCGAGGAAGGCCCGGCCAATTACACTCTGCGCGGCGAGACCATCGTGGTCGAAGGGGTGCCACCGCTGATCGTGCTGCGCAATGGCGAGGAAATGGCAGAACTGTTCTACGCCGGGCCGCCGCGCGAAGGGAGTGAACGCTGATGCTGGGATCGAGCGACAAGGTGAGCGCGACGGAGGCCGATGTCGATCCGCGCGACGAAATGGACATGGAGGACGCGGACCTCGCCAGCCGCAATGCCTTTCCTGCCGTCACGCAGCGCAAGGGCGCGAGCGACGGGCTGGGTCTGGCTGCCGGGATCGCCGGGATCGGCCTGCTTGGCGCGGTCGTGTTCTGGAGCCTCAACAACGCGCGCACCAATCAGGACGATCAGGCGGTCGGCGGAGGCCAGGCGCAGCAACAGCCCGCGCCTGGGCCCGCCACAGCCGCATCTCCCGCTCCCGTCGGGGCCGACCAGCAAACCGCGCAGGCGGCCCCCACGGCACCGCCCGCTGT is part of the Alteriqipengyuania halimionae genome and encodes:
- a CDS encoding lytic transglycosylase domain-containing protein — protein: MGFAPLHIGQSNRSRGILRGAALLCALLASPAAADVLEIGSEGHAWKAGGPVQTGEYAPPPGIPEEQFEAVLDQVPYTVPEYYRAHVAGLAIKYQLAPALIDALVWQESRWRHDAISPVGARGLAQLMPYTAREMGVDINDPMQNLEGGARYLRIQLNRFEGNLSLALAAYNCGPERVARINGIPAIRETQLYVSSIMGRLAAQSRS
- a CDS encoding Ppx/GppA family phosphatase translates to MSLRRPPSAPPRAVVDIGSNTVRMVVYGNPARAPEVLHNEKTVARLGRDLSTTGLIPDEAAESALVHLRRYARLAEELRIVDIETVATAAVRDAENGDAFLAKVRELGFTPRLLSGKEEARASAAGVAGAFPDANGIVADLGGGSLELVEIEAGVPEGGTTLPLGTLRLGQLPDGADRHRAIAEIVGDASFAPQPGGTLYLVGGTLRALGQLMMADQGKPLEDPHGFTIPAESAREIAGRIASRESGDFPGIDTISSSRVPLVGDAATLLDVLIEAYRHERLVFSAWGLREGLLMQRLSPHKAKQDPLISGVTDFVARYGVDAQTGAMIAGWISQLPGPRREGNERLRLVAALLALATQRIEPNLRRRHAFDWVMHKRWIGLAPLERAKIAAALLAQTGRSKMPKELDTLADADELAEGVAWGLAIRLLRRLASASLTSLAGTTLEVTDDEVSLTLVNGASALCSPGTEEDLSALAAHLDRTPVINGRAIGDHR
- a CDS encoding TrbC/VirB2 family protein, which codes for MSRISAALAALLFPTAAFAQDPAGSGPIVGALSWMQGTLLGTVATTVAVIAVAAVGFMMLTGRMNWRFGATVILGTFILFGAASIVGGIQAAAGG
- the glk gene encoding glucokinase, coding for MSDTTRIVTADIGGTHARFAIAELADGKVVSLGEPTKLVCADHASFQTAWEAYGETLDQPLPRAASIAIAAPIAGDLIKLTNNPWVVRPPLINKKLGLDRHMLMNDFAAVAHAVDGVGSEHLTHVTGPEAPRPDDGIVSVIGPGTGLGVAILARIGGRGHVFATEGGHSDYAPLDRIEDQLLERLRDKHTRVSVERVVAGPGLRTIFETMAEIEGRPMPAGDDKALWTMALNGEGSLAEAALDRFCQCLGAVAGDIALTHGPGPVVLAGGLGLRLAKVLPQSGFAERFAAKGRYRKLMEAQTVSIITHPEPGLFGAAAAFAKEHT
- a CDS encoding RNA degradosome polyphosphate kinase — translated: MTPLHPAAPSSDEDGSTFEDEHFFNRELSWLTFNRRVLAEARNRDFPLLERLRFLSISGSNLDEFIMVRVAGLMGQAKRGIDELSLDGMTPGQQLDKINDELERIEREQDAVWDELRAELTEAGIEVIDGDDVDKTTAKWLERYFTDDILPVLTPQAVDPAHPFPFVANLGLVLLFNLKRKGDSVPLIEMVLLPPNLPRFIRIPGDHAQYISLENMIRRHAHILFPGFKLRGDGLFRVIRDSDIEVEEESEDLVRYFRSAIQRRRRGDVVHLEIEDGCDNEAESLLHEQLYLAQATVDQKGGLIGYAALSEIVDEDRPDLKFEPYSPRYPERIAEHDGDAFSAIREKDIVIHHPYESFEVVVDFLWQAARDPDVVAIKQTLYRAGTQSPVIAALIAAAEAGKSVTAVVELKARFDEEQNIHWASELERSGVQVIYGFVDWKTHAKVSMVVRREGEGFRTYCHFGTGNYHPTNAKVYTDLSYFTAEPAMGRDAARLFNFVTGYVEPEDLERLSISPTGLRRTVYDLIDAEIANAEEGKPAAIWGKMNALADRKMIEKLYQASQAGVRISLVVRGICCLRPEVPGLSDNITVKSVIGRFLEHSRIYAFANGEMMPGKKSLVYLSSADWMSRNLDRRVETLVPLTTKTVHNQVLYQVMLANLLDTERSWRLLPDGTYERMHSEANSFNLHSYFMENPSLSGRGGALRKNEDVPRLSLRRESTS
- the eda gene encoding bifunctional 4-hydroxy-2-oxoglutarate aldolase/2-dehydro-3-deoxy-phosphogluconate aldolase translates to MSTIADIMRTAPVIPVLVVEDVAEAVPLAKALVAGGLRVLEVTLRTDAALDAIRAMKKVDGAIVGAGTVIDPDGLDAAIDAGSEFIVSPGLTERLGRAAIDRGIPFLPGIANAGDLMRGLDLGLTHFKFFPAEAAGGITALKSLAGPFGQCRFCPTGGIGADTAPDWLALDPVLCVGGSWVAPKGAAPEEIEALARAAAALG
- a CDS encoding type IV secretion system protein VirB3; the encoded protein is MTDLVRSPVHRALTRPQMFMGVTFNYFIINAVVTLEAFLITKSAWVILVAVVMHVIGYFACLREPRVFDLWLTKVSKCPRVKNWKRWGCNSYAP
- the edd gene encoding phosphogluconate dehydratase, which translates into the protein MMPLHPTIAKVTDRIFEKSREGRARYLDLIDRMGEQGPQRSALSCGNLAHAFAASGEDKASIRDAQASNIAIVTAYNDMLSAHAPYYRYPEKIKLFAREVGATAQVAGGVPAMCDGVTQGQDGMELSLFSRDTIAMSTTIALSHAMYEGALMLGICDKIVPGLLIAGLRAGHLPTIFVPAGPMPSGLANKEKQRVRQLYAEGKASEAELLEAESASYHGEGTCTFYGTANSNQMMMEVMGLHVPGAAFPNPGTKIRQSLTRAAAHRVAGIGRDGGDYRPLGRCVDEKAIVNAIIGLLATGGSTNHMIHIPAIARAAGIIVDWTDFAELSDAIPLVARVYPNGSGDVNHFQAAGGMGFVIRELLAEGLLHKDVMTVWHSDLEAYGETPALEDDTLVWNPAPETSSDDNMLRPPATAFSPHGGLALLEGNLGRAVMKTSAVDESRHTIEAPARIFHTQEAVQAAFKAGELDRDVVVVVRFQGPRANGMPELHKLTPPLGVIQDRGFKVALVTDGRMSGASGKVPAAIHLSPEALGGGPIGRLRDGDVVRVCAKTGTLEAMVDAEEWEARTIPDGPPAEPGLGRELFALMRHHADEAERGGSAMLFEAGL